A region from the Gossypium hirsutum isolate 1008001.06 chromosome A08, Gossypium_hirsutum_v2.1, whole genome shotgun sequence genome encodes:
- the LOC121204684 gene encoding serine/threonine-protein kinase tricornered, which produces MDNSNTSRSWLSKLQPRDKTRSSRKNQPSSSSGGGGGEGNQDGITDEEALSNITKQKAAAAKQYIENHYKEQMKNLQDRKERRMVLEKKLADADVSEEDQNNLLKFLEKKETEYMRLQRHKIGVEDFELLTIIGKGAFGEVRICREKTTGQVYAMKKLKKSEMLRRGQVEHVKAERNLLAEVDSNCIVKLYFSFQDDDFLYLIMEYLPGGDMMTLLMRKDILSDDEARFYVAETVLAIESIHKHNYIHRDIKPDNLLLDRYGHLRLSDFGLCKPLDCSTLQEQDFSGANINEGTENDERLAAPKRTQQEQLEHWQKNRRMLAYSTVGTPDYIAPEVLLKKGYGMECDWWSLGAIMFEMLVGYPPFYSDDPMTTCRKIVNWKNHLKFPEEANLSSEAQDLINKLLCNVNQRLGSNGADEIKAHPWFEGVDWDRIYQMDAAFIPEVNDELDTQNFEKFDESENPVRKPSSKSGPWRKMLSSKDLNFVGYTYKNFEIVNDYAVPGMAELKKKSTQSRRPSVKSLFDGEDSQDGSDSAANDQSV; this is translated from the exons ATGGATAACAGTAATACGTCGAGGAGTTGGCTTTCGAAGTTACAGCCGAGGGATAAGACGAGGTCATCGAGGAAGAATCAACCGTCGTCAAGCAGCGGAGGTGGAGGAGGTGAAGGGAATCAAGACGGGATTACGGATGAAGAAGCTCTTTCCAATATCACCAAACAAAAAGCTGCTGCTGCCAAGCAGTATATTGAGAATCATTACAAGGAGCAAATGAAGAATCTTCAAGACAGAAAAGAGAG ACGAATGGTCCTTGAAAAGAAGTTGGCAGATGCTGATGTCTCCGAGGAAGATCAAAACAACTTActaaaattcttggagaaaaaggAAACCGAATACATGCGCCTTCAGAGGCATAAAATTGGTGTTGAAGACTTTGAATTATTAACTATAATTGGCAAGGGTGCGTTTGGAGAG GTTAGAATTTGTAGGGAAAAAACAACAGGCCAAGTGTATGCTATGAAGAAGCTTAAGAAATCAGAAATGCTTCGAAGAGGCCAG GTTGAACACGTGAAAGCTGAAAGGAACCTGCTCGCTGAAGTTGATAGCAATTGTATTGTCAAACTATACTTTTCTTTCCAAGATGATGATTTCCTTTATCTTATAATGGAATATCTACCTGGTGGAGATATGATGACTTTACTTATGCGAAAGGATATCTTGAGTGATGATGAAGCTAGATTTTATGTAGCTGAAACAGTTTTGGCTATTGAGTCTATCCATAAACACAATTATATTCATAg GGATATCAAGCCTGATAACTTGCTTCTGGATAGATACGGACACTTGAGGTTGTCAGATTTTGGACTATGTAAACCCTTGGATTGCAGTACTCTCCAAGAACAGGATTTTTCTGGTGCGAACATTAATGAAGGTACAGAAAATGATGAACGCTTAGCAGCTCCAAAACGAACACAACAAGAGCAACTAGAGCATTGGCAAAAGAACCGGAGAATGCTC GCTTATTCTACTGTTGGTACACCCGACTATATTGCACCAGAAGTCCTTTTGAAGAAGGGTTATGGAATGGAATGTGATTG GTGGTCACTTGGTGCCATCATGTTCGAAATGCTCGTGGGATATCCACCTTTTTATTCAGATGATCCGATGACAACTTGTAGAAAG ATAGTAAACTGGAAAAATCATTTGAAGTTTCCTGAAGAAGCCAATTTGTCTTCAGAGGCACAAGATCTGATTAACAAACTCCTGTGTAATGTCAATCAAAGACTAGGATCAAACGGAGCAGATGAAATTAAG GCTCATCCATGGTTTGAAGGTGTGGACTGGGATAGGATATATCAAATGGATGCTGCATTTATTCCCGAGGTTAATGATGAGCTAGAtactcaaaattttgaaaagttcgaTGAG TCTGAGAATCCGGTTCGAAAACCATCATCAAAATCTGGTCCATGGAGGAAA ATGCTTTCGTCAAAGGACCTCAATTTTGTGGGatacacatacaaaaattttgaaattgtcaATGACTATGCAGTGCCTGGGATGG CTgagttgaagaagaagagcacccaATCAAGGAGGCCGTCAGTGAAGTCACTTTTTG ATGGCGAAGACTCACAGGACGGTTCGGACTCAGCCGCTAACGATCAGTCTGTTTAA